A DNA window from Dendrosporobacter quercicolus contains the following coding sequences:
- the opp1C gene encoding nickel/cobalt ABC transporter permease, with amino-acid sequence MTDMIRRLSRDYLALGSLAVIGVTLLAGLLAPWLALHDPNQVDVLQKYASPSLEYPLGADQLGRCIYSRLLYGVRTTVFLSLLTMGATITVGVFFGLVAGSFRGWVDEGMMRLCDVMLSFPSQVMILAIVGMLGVGIGNVVLANILVKWAWYTRMIRSLVLKYSEKNYILFSRATGSSKRFILAEHLLPNAAPEIIILATLDTGWVILNLSALSFLGLGVQAPTAEWGAMLSEAQKVMTIHPEQMLAPGLAILILVAAFNLLGDSLRDALDPKEECR; translated from the coding sequence ATGACCGATATGATTAGGCGTCTGTCCAGGGATTATCTGGCCTTAGGCAGTCTGGCCGTGATTGGCGTTACTTTGCTGGCCGGGCTGCTGGCGCCCTGGCTGGCTTTACATGATCCCAATCAGGTGGATGTGCTGCAAAAATATGCCAGCCCGTCGCTGGAGTATCCGCTGGGCGCGGACCAATTGGGCCGGTGCATTTATTCCCGGCTGTTGTATGGCGTCCGGACGACTGTTTTTCTATCTTTGCTGACAATGGGGGCAACCATCACCGTGGGCGTTTTTTTCGGGCTGGTGGCCGGCAGTTTCCGGGGCTGGGTGGATGAGGGGATGATGCGGCTTTGCGATGTTATGCTGTCTTTTCCCAGCCAGGTCATGATTCTGGCCATTGTCGGCATGCTGGGGGTCGGCATCGGCAATGTGGTACTGGCCAATATTCTGGTAAAATGGGCCTGGTATACCCGGATGATTCGCAGTCTGGTGCTCAAATACAGCGAGAAGAATTATATTCTGTTTTCACGGGCGACGGGCAGCAGTAAACGGTTTATTCTGGCCGAGCATCTGCTGCCGAACGCCGCGCCGGAAATTATCATTCTGGCCACTTTGGATACCGGCTGGGTTATCCTGAACTTGTCGGCGCTGTCTTTCCTGGGCCTTGGCGTACAGGCGCCAACCGCCGAATGGGGGGCAATGCTGAGCGAGGCGCAAAAGGTAATGACCATTCATCCTGAGCAGATGCTGGCGCCGGGATTGGCAATATTGATCTTAGTGGCGGCCTTTAATTTATTGGGCGATAGTCTCCGGGACGCTCTGGATCCAAAGGAGGAGTGCCGATGA
- the opp1B gene encoding nickel/cobalt ABC transporter permease has product MRTYVIKRCLAVIPLLVAISFLSFTLIALVPADPAEVALRVNEIIPTPESVAAMRAELGLDQPFLLRYVQWLGRALQLDFGKSYINDRLVIDEILRCLPATLKLAAAALLLVIAVSVPVGVLGALYANRLFDRLLRIMVFIGTAMPGYWVGLLLIWFFSIKLNLLPTSGSGSLQHLLLPAAALSLTYISTYVRLIRSNMLENMRETYVLYGRVRGLSEKRILLRHVLKNSLQTSITALGMSIPQLLAGTVIIENIFAWPGVGRLCISAIFNRDYPVIQAYILLMAVLFILCNLIVDIVHHSLDPRLREGR; this is encoded by the coding sequence TTGCGGACCTATGTGATCAAAAGATGTTTGGCGGTAATCCCGCTGCTGGTGGCAATTTCCTTTCTGTCGTTTACGCTCATTGCGTTGGTGCCCGCCGATCCGGCGGAAGTGGCGCTCAGGGTCAATGAGATCATACCGACACCGGAATCAGTTGCCGCCATGCGGGCTGAATTGGGCCTGGACCAGCCTTTTTTGCTTCGTTATGTTCAGTGGCTGGGAAGGGCGCTCCAGTTGGATTTTGGCAAGTCTTATATTAATGACCGGCTGGTGATTGATGAAATTCTGCGCTGCCTGCCGGCGACCCTGAAATTGGCGGCCGCGGCGCTGCTCTTGGTTATTGCGGTCAGCGTGCCGGTGGGCGTTTTGGGGGCGCTTTACGCCAACCGCCTGTTCGACCGCCTGCTGAGAATCATGGTATTCATTGGCACGGCCATGCCTGGCTACTGGGTGGGCTTGCTGCTGATCTGGTTTTTTTCCATTAAACTCAATCTGCTGCCAACCAGCGGCAGCGGCAGTTTGCAGCATTTGCTTCTGCCGGCCGCGGCGCTTTCCCTGACCTATATTTCCACCTATGTCCGGCTCATTCGCAGCAATATGCTGGAGAATATGCGGGAGACGTATGTGTTGTACGGACGGGTAAGAGGGCTTAGCGAAAAGCGGATTCTGCTGCGGCATGTGCTGAAAAACTCACTGCAAACCAGTATTACCGCTTTGGGCATGAGTATCCCCCAGTTATTGGCCGGCACCGTAATTATTGAGAATATTTTCGCCTGGCCGGGTGTTGGGCGGCTTTGCATTTCGGCAATTTTTAACCGTGACTATCCGGTGATTCAGGCTTATATTTTGTTGATGGCGGTATTATTTATTTTGTGCAATTTGATCGTGGATATTGTGCATCACAGCCTTGACCCACGTCTGCGGGAGGGAAGATAA
- a CDS encoding ABC transporter ATP-binding protein — MNKILQVRNLTVRLNRHPHTELVSNVSFELAENSCLGILGESGSGKTMLCRSMLGLLDESFTVTGQAVFQGRDLLQAAPEELRLLRGSKSCMILQNPMTAFDPLWRVGAQMTETFRSHRALTEKQAETLAIEVLGRMQLREPEQIIAKYPHQLSGGMLQRVMIGIALALEPDLIIADEPTTALDSVTQFEVMEEFCRIRERLHTAMIFISHDFGVISRIADRILVMNKGRAVEEGSKEDIFCRAEEEYTRYLIGTRAALMKKYHQALRGGEAKELTACAAKGTGGL, encoded by the coding sequence ATGAATAAAATATTGCAGGTACGCAATCTAACCGTAAGGCTCAACCGCCATCCCCATACTGAGCTGGTCAGCAATGTATCATTTGAGCTGGCTGAAAATAGCTGTCTGGGAATTTTAGGGGAAAGCGGCAGCGGCAAGACCATGTTGTGCCGGTCGATGCTGGGCTTGCTGGACGAGAGTTTTACCGTTACCGGGCAGGCTGTCTTTCAGGGGCGGGATTTATTACAAGCCGCTCCGGAAGAACTGCGCCTGCTGCGCGGCAGTAAAAGCTGCATGATTTTACAGAACCCAATGACTGCGTTTGATCCGCTGTGGCGGGTTGGCGCGCAAATGACCGAAACTTTCCGCAGCCACCGGGCGCTGACGGAGAAACAGGCTGAGACCCTGGCAATTGAGGTATTGGGGCGAATGCAGCTGCGGGAGCCTGAGCAAATCATAGCAAAATATCCGCACCAGTTAAGCGGAGGCATGCTGCAGCGGGTAATGATCGGAATTGCCCTGGCGCTTGAGCCTGACCTGATTATTGCCGATGAACCAACCACAGCGCTGGATTCGGTCACGCAATTTGAAGTGATGGAAGAATTCTGCCGGATACGGGAGCGGCTGCACACGGCGATGATCTTTATTTCTCATGATTTTGGAGTGATCAGCCGGATTGCCGACCGGATTCTGGTGATGAATAAAGGCCGGGCAGTGGAGGAAGGAAGTAAAGAAGACATATTTTGCCGGGCTGAGGAAGAGTATACGCGTTATTTGATTGGCACCAGAGCCGCACTGATGAAAAAATATCACCAGGCTTTACGGGGCGGCGAGGCAAAGGAGTTGACGGCTTGTGCTGCTAAAGGTACAGGAGGTTTATAA
- a CDS encoding ABC transporter ATP-binding protein, whose translation MLLKVQEVYKDFSQGGFFSAAKKPILKGVSLELACGECLGLIGESGSGKSTLGRMLIGIEKPDWGEVLFEGRNIYRSPGWRQQPDWRRKISAVFQDYTSSVNPRFRVDKIITEPLYTHRLASGSKAMERAVYLLEKVGLGGDYLKRYPHQLSGGQLQRVCIARALATNPAFILLDEPVSSLDVSVQVQVMDLLDSLKKEFQLSYLFISHDLAAVAYLCDRALFFAEGRIVEAVERIAELGQVKEAYSRKLLYSVLDFSDQLADYRCGREEGSRLA comes from the coding sequence GTGCTGCTAAAGGTACAGGAGGTTTATAAGGATTTTAGCCAGGGCGGCTTTTTTAGCGCAGCAAAGAAACCCATCCTTAAAGGCGTTTCCCTGGAGCTGGCCTGCGGCGAGTGCCTGGGACTGATCGGGGAAAGCGGCAGCGGAAAAAGCACGCTGGGCCGGATGCTGATTGGCATTGAGAAGCCCGACTGGGGCGAAGTATTGTTTGAGGGGAGAAACATCTACCGTTCCCCGGGCTGGAGACAACAGCCGGACTGGCGGCGCAAAATCAGCGCAGTGTTTCAGGATTATACCTCGTCGGTAAATCCCAGGTTCCGCGTTGACAAAATTATTACCGAGCCGCTGTATACCCACCGCCTGGCCAGCGGTTCCAAGGCGATGGAGCGAGCGGTCTATTTGCTGGAAAAGGTCGGACTGGGCGGAGATTATCTTAAGCGTTATCCCCATCAGCTAAGCGGCGGGCAGCTCCAGCGGGTTTGCATCGCCCGGGCGCTGGCCACCAATCCGGCATTTATTTTGCTGGATGAACCGGTCAGCTCGCTGGATGTGTCGGTACAGGTTCAGGTTATGGATTTGCTGGACAGTTTAAAGAAAGAATTTCAGTTGTCTTATCTGTTTATCAGCCATGATCTGGCGGCTGTGGCCTATCTGTGCGACCGGGCCTTATTTTTTGCCGAGGGGCGGATTGTTGAAGCGGTAGAGCGGATAGCGGAGCTGGGACAGGTAAAAGAGGCCTATTCCCGCAAACTCCTCTATTCGGTGCTGGATTTTTCCGATCAGCTGGC